The Kitasatospora setae KM-6054 genome contains a region encoding:
- a CDS encoding ATP-binding protein, translating into MTTETTTETAGEKVGETAGEVLRQHAEDAFAEELAALARHDDRARPERWRLSPWAVATYLLGGELADGTVITPKYIGPRRVIEVAVTTLATDRALLLLGVPGTAKTWVSEHLAAAISGDSTLLVQGTAGTPEEAVRYGWNYAQLLAHGPSEDALVPSPLMRAMRDGRIARVEELTRIPADVQDSLITILSEKTLPVPELGSEVQAVRGFNVIATANDRDRGVNELSSALRRRFNTVVLPLPATLEEEVEIVTRRVGQLGRSLDLPELPGGAEEIRRVVTVFRELRGGLTADGRTKVKTPSGTLSTAEAISVVTNGLALAAHFGDGVLRAGDVADGIVGAVVRDPVADRQVWREYVEGVVRDREGWKDFYRAAREVSA; encoded by the coding sequence ATGACCACCGAGACGACCACCGAGACGGCCGGCGAGAAGGTCGGCGAGACGGCCGGCGAGGTCCTGCGGCAGCACGCCGAGGACGCGTTCGCCGAGGAGCTGGCCGCCCTCGCCCGGCACGACGACCGGGCCAGGCCGGAGCGCTGGCGGCTGTCGCCGTGGGCGGTCGCCACCTACCTGCTGGGCGGCGAGCTCGCCGACGGCACGGTGATCACGCCGAAGTACATCGGGCCGCGCCGGGTGATCGAGGTGGCCGTCACGACGCTGGCCACCGACCGGGCGCTGCTGCTGCTCGGCGTGCCCGGCACCGCCAAGACCTGGGTCTCCGAGCACCTCGCGGCGGCGATCTCCGGCGACTCCACGCTCCTCGTCCAGGGCACCGCCGGCACCCCCGAGGAGGCCGTCCGCTACGGCTGGAACTACGCCCAGCTGCTCGCCCACGGCCCCAGCGAGGACGCGCTGGTGCCGTCCCCGCTGATGCGCGCGATGCGGGACGGCCGGATCGCCCGGGTCGAGGAGCTCACCCGCATCCCGGCCGACGTCCAGGACAGCCTGATCACCATCCTGTCCGAGAAGACCCTGCCGGTGCCCGAGCTGGGCTCCGAGGTGCAGGCGGTCCGCGGCTTCAACGTGATCGCCACCGCGAACGACCGCGACCGCGGCGTCAACGAGCTGTCCTCCGCGCTGCGCCGCCGCTTCAACACCGTGGTGCTGCCGCTGCCCGCCACCCTGGAGGAGGAGGTCGAGATCGTCACCCGCCGGGTCGGCCAGCTCGGCCGCTCCCTCGACCTGCCCGAACTGCCCGGCGGCGCCGAGGAGATCCGCCGCGTGGTGACGGTCTTCCGCGAGCTGCGCGGCGGCCTGACCGCCGACGGGCGGACGAAGGTGAAGACCCCCAGCGGCACGCTCTCCACTGCCGAGGCGATCTCCGTGGTCACCAACGGCCTCGCCCTCGCCGCCCACTTCGGCGACGGCGTGCTGCGCGCGGGCGACGTCGCGGACGGCATCGTCGGCGCCGTGGTCCGCGACCCGGTCGCCGACCGGCAGGTGTGGCGCGAGTACGTGGAGGGCGTGGTCCGCGACCGCGAGGGCTGGAAGGACTTCTACCGGGCCGCCCGGGAGGTCTCCGCGTGA
- a CDS encoding DUF5682 family protein: MSAETSGTAGAGAAGVTLLGVRHHGPGSARAVAAALAALRPDAVLIEGPPEADALVAAAAGKDMVPPVALLAHVTDDPARAAFWPFAEFSPEWVALRHALDAQVPVRFIDLPAAQSLALGPRGEGAADQDGADGSDGSDGDPIVTGDGDTSGADGASEGEGERAGSGVPGGTSGPVPVVPVDPIAELAAAAGHTDPETWWEDVIEHRAPGGDPLAPFAALAEAMAALREHHPAERRDLVREAAMRQQLRAARRAGYRRIAVVCGAWHVPALAAMPTVAHDRALLADLPRKLRTELTWVPWTHRRLSQHTGYGAGIDSPGWYHHLFTAPGQPLARWMTRVAELLRAEDHPVSSAHVIEAVRLAETLAAVRGRPLPGLTETLDAVRAVMCDGSDVALALVRERLVVGDALGEVPDTVPAVPLQRDLARLQRTLRLKPEAAPRDLVLDLRKELDVERSRLLYRLRLLGLHWGRPSRDGVNSTGTFRETWQLNWEPEFSVRLVEAGQWGTTVRSAATGKAVADAREAELTGLTALAEQCLLADLPDALPEVMRLLVDRAALDTDAGHLAAALPALVRTLRYGDVRATDTSALTAVAHGLAERLSVALPAACTGLDADGAAARRAELDAVHQSVALLGGDTAERWAGTLAALAAREPHGGPATGVPGLLRGRAVRLLLDDGRLDAEEAGRRLGLVLSTASEPADAGGWVEGFVSGGGALLLHDPTLLGLLDDWLCGVPPAAFTDLLPVLRRTFSSLETGVRHTIGSRVAAGPLGAPGAAAAPAAPLDGERADATTGVLALLLGVRIPQSRIPRQPDRRATA; encoded by the coding sequence GTGAGCGCCGAGACCTCGGGAACCGCCGGGGCGGGGGCCGCCGGGGTGACGCTGCTCGGGGTGCGCCACCACGGCCCCGGCTCGGCCCGCGCGGTCGCCGCCGCGCTGGCCGCGCTGCGCCCCGACGCGGTGCTGATCGAGGGCCCGCCGGAGGCCGACGCGCTGGTCGCGGCCGCCGCCGGGAAGGACATGGTGCCGCCGGTCGCGCTGCTCGCCCACGTCACCGACGACCCGGCCCGGGCCGCGTTCTGGCCGTTCGCCGAGTTCTCGCCCGAGTGGGTCGCGCTGCGCCACGCGCTGGACGCCCAGGTGCCCGTCCGGTTCATCGACCTGCCCGCCGCGCAGAGCCTCGCGCTCGGCCCGCGCGGCGAGGGCGCGGCCGACCAGGACGGCGCGGACGGTTCGGACGGCTCGGACGGCGACCCGATCGTTACCGGGGACGGCGACACGTCCGGGGCTGACGGCGCATCAGAGGGGGAGGGGGAGCGGGCGGGGTCCGGAGTGCCGGGGGGCACTTCCGGGCCCGTCCCGGTCGTCCCGGTCGACCCGATCGCCGAACTCGCCGCCGCCGCCGGGCACACCGACCCGGAGACCTGGTGGGAGGACGTGATCGAGCACCGCGCCCCCGGCGGCGACCCGCTGGCCCCGTTCGCCGCGCTCGCCGAGGCGATGGCCGCCCTGCGCGAGCACCACCCGGCCGAGCGGCGCGACCTGGTCCGCGAGGCGGCGATGCGCCAGCAGCTGCGGGCCGCCCGCCGGGCCGGGTACCGGCGGATCGCCGTGGTCTGCGGCGCCTGGCACGTTCCCGCGCTCGCCGCGATGCCGACCGTCGCGCACGACCGGGCGCTGCTCGCCGACCTGCCCAGGAAGCTCAGGACCGAGCTGACCTGGGTGCCGTGGACGCACCGCCGGCTCTCCCAGCACACCGGCTACGGCGCGGGCATCGACTCGCCCGGCTGGTACCACCACCTGTTCACCGCCCCCGGGCAGCCGCTCGCCCGCTGGATGACCCGGGTCGCCGAGCTGCTCCGCGCCGAGGACCACCCGGTCTCCTCCGCGCACGTCATCGAGGCGGTCCGGCTCGCCGAGACCCTCGCCGCGGTGCGCGGCCGCCCGCTGCCCGGCCTCACCGAGACCCTGGATGCGGTGCGCGCCGTGATGTGCGACGGCTCGGACGTCGCGCTCGCGCTGGTCCGCGAACGGCTGGTGGTCGGCGACGCGCTCGGCGAGGTCCCCGACACGGTGCCCGCCGTGCCGCTCCAGCGCGACCTGGCCCGGCTGCAGCGCACCCTGCGGCTCAAGCCGGAGGCCGCGCCCCGCGACCTCGTCCTCGACCTGCGCAAGGAGCTCGACGTCGAGCGCTCCCGGCTGCTGTACCGGCTGCGGCTGCTCGGCCTGCACTGGGGCCGCCCGTCCCGGGACGGCGTCAACTCCACCGGCACCTTCCGGGAGACCTGGCAGCTGAACTGGGAGCCCGAGTTCTCGGTCCGGCTGGTCGAGGCCGGCCAGTGGGGCACCACGGTGCGCTCCGCCGCCACCGGCAAGGCGGTCGCCGACGCCCGGGAGGCCGAGCTCACCGGGCTGACCGCGCTCGCCGAGCAGTGCCTGCTCGCCGACCTGCCCGACGCGCTGCCCGAGGTGATGCGGCTGCTCGTCGACCGCGCCGCGCTCGACACCGACGCCGGGCACCTCGCCGCCGCGCTCCCCGCGCTGGTCCGCACGCTGCGCTACGGCGACGTCCGGGCCACCGACACCAGCGCGCTCACCGCCGTCGCGCACGGCCTCGCCGAACGGCTGAGCGTCGCCCTGCCCGCCGCCTGCACCGGCCTCGACGCGGACGGCGCGGCCGCCCGCCGGGCCGAGCTCGACGCCGTCCACCAGTCGGTCGCCCTGCTCGGCGGCGACACCGCCGAGCGCTGGGCCGGCACGCTGGCCGCGCTCGCCGCCCGCGAACCGCACGGCGGCCCCGCCACCGGCGTCCCCGGGCTGCTGCGCGGCCGCGCGGTGCGGCTGCTGCTGGACGACGGCCGGCTCGACGCCGAGGAGGCCGGGCGGCGGCTCGGGCTGGTGCTCTCCACCGCCTCCGAGCCGGCCGACGCCGGCGGCTGGGTCGAGGGCTTCGTCTCCGGCGGCGGCGCGCTGCTGCTGCACGACCCGACGCTGCTCGGCCTGCTCGACGACTGGCTGTGCGGGGTCCCCCCGGCGGCCTTCACCGACCTGCTGCCGGTGCTGCGCCGCACCTTCTCCTCGCTGGAGACCGGCGTCCGCCACACCATCGGCTCCCGGGTCGCGGCCGGCCCGCTCGGCGCCCCCGGGGCGGCCGCCGCCCCGGCCGCCCCGCTGGACGGGGAGCGCGCCGACGCGACCACCGGGGTGCTGGCGCTGCTGCTGGGGGTGCGGATCCCGCAGTCGAGGATCCCCCGCCAGCCGGACCGCCGGGCCACGGCCTGA
- a CDS encoding SWIM zinc finger family protein: protein MEERWSTEHVLSLAPDPASLKAAGKLSGPAPWSATGTGRGALWGLCKGSGSTPYRTAVELGTPAYKCSCPSRKFPCKHALGLLLLWASGPEAVAAGATPPDWVGEWLDGRSRSAADQAAKQRARAAEADPEAARKRAAKRAARVAGGARELRLRLADGVRRGLADPAPDGAWEEVAARMVDAQAPGLAARVRTLAEAPQDELLEEYAMLHLLAGAYGRIDTLPEALAATVRTRVGFTTDTAELLAGPTVRDRWHVLGSRDTADDRLTTRRVWLRGAKTGRHALLLAFGRPGQAPDLALPTGRLLEADLAYHPGARPLRAVLGTRYGAPEPAPAVAPAGLTPAGALAEYGAAVAEDPWLDGWPTVLADVVPVRTPDGWQLTDGTHTLPVRRGALPEPALWRLAAVSAGHPVTLFGECGHRGFAPVTAWDADHRAVALG from the coding sequence ATGGAGGAACGCTGGAGCACCGAACACGTCCTTTCGCTGGCGCCCGATCCGGCTTCCCTGAAGGCTGCGGGCAAGCTCTCCGGCCCGGCCCCCTGGTCGGCGACCGGCACCGGGCGGGGCGCGCTGTGGGGCCTGTGCAAGGGCAGCGGCTCCACCCCGTACCGGACGGCGGTGGAGCTCGGGACGCCCGCGTACAAGTGCAGTTGCCCGAGCCGGAAGTTCCCGTGCAAGCACGCCCTCGGGCTGCTCCTGCTGTGGGCCTCCGGCCCGGAGGCGGTCGCCGCCGGCGCCACCCCGCCGGACTGGGTCGGCGAGTGGCTGGACGGCCGGAGCCGGAGCGCCGCCGACCAGGCCGCCAAGCAGCGGGCGCGGGCCGCCGAGGCCGATCCGGAGGCGGCCCGGAAGCGGGCCGCGAAGCGCGCCGCCCGGGTCGCGGGCGGCGCCCGCGAGCTGCGGCTGCGGCTGGCCGACGGCGTGCGCCGCGGCCTGGCCGACCCGGCGCCGGACGGCGCCTGGGAGGAGGTCGCCGCCCGCATGGTCGACGCCCAGGCCCCCGGCCTGGCCGCCCGGGTCCGGACGCTGGCCGAGGCCCCGCAGGACGAACTGCTGGAGGAGTACGCGATGCTGCACCTGCTGGCCGGCGCCTACGGCCGGATCGACACCCTGCCCGAGGCCCTCGCGGCGACCGTCCGCACCCGGGTCGGCTTCACCACCGACACCGCCGAGCTGCTGGCCGGCCCGACCGTCCGGGACCGCTGGCACGTCCTGGGCAGCCGGGACACCGCGGACGACCGGCTGACCACCCGCCGGGTCTGGCTGCGCGGCGCGAAGACCGGACGGCACGCCCTGCTGCTCGCCTTCGGCCGCCCCGGCCAGGCCCCCGACCTCGCGCTGCCCACCGGCCGCCTGCTGGAGGCCGACCTGGCCTACCACCCGGGCGCCCGCCCGCTGCGGGCCGTCCTGGGCACCCGCTACGGCGCCCCGGAGCCCGCCCCGGCCGTCGCGCCGGCCGGCCTGACGCCCGCCGGGGCGCTGGCCGAGTACGGCGCCGCCGTCGCCGAGGACCCGTGGCTGGACGGCTGGCCGACCGTGCTGGCCGACGTCGTCCCGGTCCGCACGCCGGACGGCTGGCAGCTCACCGACGGCACCCACACCCTCCCGGTGCGCCGCGGCGCGCTGCCCGAGCCGGCCCTGTGGCGGCTCGCCGCGGTCTCGGCCGGCCACCCCGTCACCCTGTTCGGCGAGTGCGGCCACCGCGGCTTCGCCCCCGTCACCGCCTGGGACGCCGACCACCGGGCCGTCGCGCTCGGCTGA